AATCTGAGGAACTGAAGAGATGCAGGGACCAGCAGTGCTGGACGGACAGTCTGCATCATAAATACCAGGGTGAGTCTGGATGTGTTGATCTGGATGTTGTGATCAGAGCGGCGGGCCCAGCGGGGGGGCTTCTCCCCGCCCAACGAACACAATGTTCTGCTCCGCTCACCTTCTTCTCAAGCCGCCGGGCTCCTCCGACGATCCTCTCAGCAGCACGGTGGCGAAgacgcagcagcagaggaaggttTGCACCGACAGCCTCATGCTGAGAGCTGAAAGGGAGAATGGAGCAGGCGTGAGCAGGTCCGCTCTGCTGCCCGCTGATGCTGGAAAGACCCTGACAGGTCGACCTACTGTACTTTGAGGTCAGGTTCACAAGCAAACAGTCTTAAACTGCACTCCCCAGCTTGACAGAACATGCACTGTGGTTCTTTAAAAGATGGATAAAGATTTTAGTGATAAATAAGTCTTACCTGAGCCTGGAACCTGATGGACAGAAAGGACAGAAAGGACAGAAAGGACAGAGTGGACAGTCACACTGCGCTGAGCTCAGAGTGAGAAGAAACGATATTCCTGCTGGAAAAGAAAACTGTTCGCTCAGAGTGATGTGTGAAGTTTGAGAGGCTTTAtagaggcagagagggagggagctgCACCTGAAGGACAGACCCACTGGGAGGGACCCCACCGagacggggggcggggggacaaagacacacacacacgcacacacacacacacacacacacacaggtccaggTCATCTGATGTTATGCAGGTGGAAGCCTTTGTTTGGTCAGagtctgcctgtgtgtgcgGAGCGGGGATAAACTGGGGCTAAAGAGCTGAAATCCATCTGAAGAGTTCCGCTGGTCCGGCTGAGCGGGCTCAATTCAGCCTTCATTAAGGCTACGTTATCACGGAAACTACACGAGCTGCAATAACTTAAGAGAGGCCGAGTCCTGCTCACAGAGACGTGTGTGTAAAGATTAACTATGTGAACATGTCTGCATCAACATTCACAAATAATCCTGccaacaggaagcagaggagctgCTTTCCAACACGATACTTTTAACACAATTTACCATCAAGCATCCGGTAAAGCCGACTCTTTTCTTTAAGTTGTAATAAATTGGTGTTTTTCAGGAGTATTGGACCAGATATGGGGGTTCAGGAGAGTCTGCTTCCCAACAGGATTTTAGAAAGCAGATCAGAATTCATAAGTTACTGTGATGTTGCATCTACCAGACTATAGCACAGATTAGATGTGTTTATCTCTGTGGGTCAAAGTTTTATCATTGTTTGTAGTTAAATCAGATCAGTATTTGTGAAAAGCTTGTCTcttcaggaaatgtttttttaactgatttattGCTGAAACACAAGGTGAAGTTTTGATGTGTGTATTTACTATGATGGCCACCAGTGGGCGCTGTTTAAGTTTTTTATGAATAAAGACAGCTGGGTGATGTCATAATGGGATGTTGAAACACTAAATATGATAAAATCTCATGTTTTAAGAATCTTCTTCAGGTTTTTCACATAATTACATGTTACATCATATATATAAAGTTATaaacatcattaaaataaaCCACTTGATAAACATAACGAAGATTTTAACGACATTCTGTCAATATACTGTTTTAACATCAAACTTGAGCACAGTGGTTCATTTTGAGAAGAATGTTTTTGAGCTGATATTGTCGTCAAAACGATTGTTCGAtggttcttttctttgacctgAAACAGGTGTTTCTACCCTGAAACCAAACTCTTTAAAACCtgttttttgtcatcagtcataTACAAGCACAAAGTCACCAGAAGTAATCTGGCATCCCATCCATGAAGAGCTTTATGTATTATGTTGTGTGggaacattttgaaagttttattttactttattttagcCTCTATTTAACCAGGTCAGTCCCACTGAGAGACAATGATGTCTTTTTCAAGGGAAGCCTGGCagcttaaaaataataaataagaacAGAGACTAAATACACATACTATATACATGCTCTCATCTGAATGGTGTGCAGGTGAGAGCAGTCACACCTGATTGGAGCTGCAGGATAAAGGGTGtggctgctgcagtggaggggAGAGTGTGGCGTATGAGAGATCAGAACGATAAGTAAACACACTAGAAAACGATCCTCTGGTGTGTCCATAAACACACtgagtctttaaaaaaaagtttgttccttctgcttctcttctcaGGTTTAGTGGCCttgttttgcttttgcttttatAAAGAATGTTTCGGGGAAAAGatctaaatgtaaaaatatgattttttttttgcataaagtCGTAGGCCTTAGTGGGGAGTGTGCGGGCCAGAAGCGGTCAGTGGGCCAggagtttgacactcctgcagTAGAGCCACGAACTGAGTCTTTACGCCCCTAAGAGATGTGTCTGGATATTGGCAGGAGTTGTTGGAAACGGCCATGATGCATGTTTTACATGTTAAACTCGGGGAGGCGTGTTCACGGCGCAGAGAGCAGCCAGAGCTCAGCTCAAGTGGAGTTTAGTTCTACTGGATATTTCCTCCGAGTGATTAGATAAATGTGGATTTGAGTATCGTGAaataatgttgtgattttttttttttttttttttttttttttttgtatatttcagatttttgctTTGTAAACATTTAAACGACCTGGAAGTCATCAGTGCCTGATGGCTGAAATGCAGCCGCTtgactcacagctgcagttttaaCACAGCCGTCaggcggctgcagctgctggtgcaGCGAGGAACGTACAGTGAACTATATGACTGTAAATTGTTTGATGTTATTAGCATCGCCTGGTTATTGCATAAATCTGTATAAAATGTCAGCATcacaaaaagtgaaagaaagtcTTGATGAAAGAATTCAGGGAGACATTCCCAGTAGGGACGGTCGTGAACAATAACTTACAGCAAAAGGGAAACAACTGCGGGATGAAGCAGCTATGAAACAATTTCAAGAAGATAAGCAAACAAATTCAAAGTGCATATGATCCTGTGAATTAAAATTATGAGCCACTCCAACGCATCTCCCTAAACACTGACAACACCGGGCAGGAAATGGATGCTTGTAATAAATACTCTCACAGCAGAAATATGTGATCTTATCAGCAAACAGCTTTGAACATATAATCAGATTGAAGGTGGTGCAGGAGGGGAGTGCAATATCTCGGACCGTGCCATCAGGAAAACCCCACCCATGGATTTGAATGGACAGTGGAATCCTACTGCTTCTCCATGAATGTTTGGTTCCAGATCATAAGATGACAAACTTTCGAAGAAAGCAAAGGCTCTTCATAATGATGCTAAAATCCCACATCAGAAGGTCTTCAGAGGCCATGTCCcctctgaggccacgccccctcaccgCAGGCTCCACTTCTCCAGACAACTGTGTTTTTAGCGGAATAATTGATGAAGGTTTTGTTATTGAGGCTTGAATGGATGAGCAGATGAAGAACAGGCGAGTCCAGTCTCCTGGTTCAACAGAATTCACAACTTCACCCGTCCTTGATCTATTCATCTTTGTCAATTCTTAAAATTGATAGATGGCTTCATCCTTTTCATATTGTTCTTTTATTGTCAAATATTTCAATTTTACTCTACGTATTTAGCCAGTAatattttccccaaaaaactTAACAGaagtcattattttctgttgtaagGAGCCACATTTTTAACCCGTTTTAACACCTTGGACAAAACACGATGAcaacttcatgcagctgctcgTTTGGGGGTGCCGTCAGCCAAAATGATCACCGAccagacaggcagaagaagaactACAGCTCATTCGACTGGAGTGGACCAAAAGCAGAAGTCCCACCCTAGCTACCGGCTATTGGTTAGCAGCTAATGGCTAACCTGAAACAACCGTGAATTACAGTGTCGTTCATCTATCAGTGAgcgcctgctcttcctcaccactCCTCGTCTGACCTCCAGACAGTTTGACTCTTTATTTGCTTCTTCTGACTCGCACCGTTGACTTTGTTCATCCTGCTATCCAAATGCATTGAGGTCCACATGAcgtcctctctctgcagccggTGAATGAACCAATAGTCTCTCTGAGACCAGGGCAGTTCCAGGGGTCCAGAGCTCACCTGAaagatctggacctgagttCTGGGGAGCTTTCACACCCTGGAAAATCTGGATTTTACAGGGCTATAGTGAACAGACCCTAAGTTATGTTGGTACCTGGTTATTAGGTGCTTTATAGgtgaaaagaaggattttaaatcctGTTCGAggaacaggaagccagtgaagagaagctaatacTGGGCTGATatttctcctgctggttcttgtcagaactctggctgcagcattggtccagtttacatgggtggttttttcaatccgattacAAACAATGGTATTAAATCCATTTGTATAAATGGATGGCAGACAAAGCGATCCACATTCAATCCTCGTATACAAGGGCTCCAGGTGAAGTGGATTACACGACGTCCTCCCAAATGGACGACATCTGTGACACtcgcacaaagtctctcacagaattttcaggttctgatctttagctttgcagccagcaggcctcagcgccgagcagtgtgtttttatctgctggatatctgcttgCTAGCTCgctcagggtttttattgaaaaaagtggcggggcggggcggggcggggcggctgtggatcagtggggacAGCAGTCGTCTagcaatcgggaggttgttagttcgattcctgtcgaAGTGTATACTGGTGGTatactgagcgccttgcatggcagccgccttcaccggtgtgtgaatgtgtgtgtgaatgggtgaatgtgataatgcagtgtaaaacgctttgggctctgctaatgcagatgaaaaagcactatataagtgtagtccatttaccactGAAAAAAGTGTTCCTCAATCACCGTCGAGTACTTCTacttgtttttcacttttgacttttaaatctctttattgggtaacactttacttgaagcacccggtataacacattataagtcgttataaacactcataaatgatcacaatgctttataacccactatacagcacagggtcagggttaggtcctgatgttatagagcattgtgatcatttatgagtgtttataactatagttatacagtgctataatgtacttataatgtgttatacaggggggcttcaagtaaagtgttactcttttattgtatttaataATGACTATGAGGGTTCTTCACTTTGTGGATAATGGCGAATTGATACTGTAACGAGTGTAGAAGATGGGAGAACTATCGATGTCTGCATGACTTgtgacacatgaaaacactgttgtctATAATTCAATTGGTGCTTTGTGTCAGATGTAGGTTGATTTTAAATTTGCCAAaacttaaaggggacatattatgctagttttcagtcatgtcatgtaggtctcagaagcccaaaaacagaatattgaagtttgttcgccccagattcatcctttgtttggagtttctctataaagtggctctgaggagccctcctcagaacagacTGTTTCTGAGTCAGACTgaggttcttcttcctccttttcatcATGTGAACTACATCGATCAAAGACAGATTCTTCAAGATTTGTTTGATGcattcaaatgtttatttttttttatgtttttaagagagatagtcattttttttcattttccttttcaatgcttctttttctctttccttccctctgtgtttgtcatCAAGATTCTATTGAtgttttcagaggttttttttcttcttcaatgcttgacttcctttttctttctttccttcctgcCCTTAGTTCATAATGATATCAATCATTTTTTCGGCACTTTTGCTTCTTCgatgcttctttctttctttttgtctttttttcccctttcctcaTCTTTTCATGAAACGATTCCATCTTTTCACAGACAGGGTCCAAACCGGGGCTGAATGTAGGGTCAATACCGGGGGCGCACGTGGGAATCTTGCCCGGGCTGCACATCGGGCTCATAAAGGGGCTGAATGTTGTGCCCGCAGTTGGGGCATTCCCAAGGCTCCCACTGGGTGTGTGAGTGGGCCTCCTGCTGGGGGGGCGTGTGGGGCCCACGTCTGAAGTGTGCGTTACGCTCCCGCTGAGGGCGCATGTAGGGCCTATGTTGCGAACGCCGGTGGGGCTCACGTCGGTCACGTACACGGGGCCGCCACTGTtggtgaggctgctggaggtctgggtgaggctgctggaggtctgagtgaggctgctggaggcctgggtgaggctgctgcaggtctgggtgaggctgctgctggaggcctgggtgaggctgctggaggtctgggtgaggctgctgctggaggtctgggtgaggctgctggaggcctgggtgaggctgctgctgcaggtctgggtgaggctgctgctggaggcctgggtgaggctgctggaggtctgggtgaggctgctgcaggtctgggtgaggctgctgggggcctgggtgaggctgctgggggcctgggtgaggctgctggaggtctgggtgaggctgctggaggtctgagtgaggctgctgcaggtctgggtgaggctgctgggggcctgggtgaggctgctgggggcctgggtgaggctgctggaggtctgggtgaggctgcttcaggtctgggtgaggctgctgctggaggtctgggtgaggctgctgctgggggtgtaCCTGTGGCTCCCGCCGGGGCCTCATGTAGGGCTGATACCTTGGTCCCATGTAGGCCTCACGTCGGGGTCGCATACAGCGCCCCTGCTGGAGACGGACACCGGGGCGAGCCCAGGCCAGCACCACATAGAGGGCCCTGGTGCCCAACACGCGGCCGTTCATCTCCTTAATGGCCTTGGTGGCCTCCTCAGgggatgaaaaacacacaaacccatAGCCTTTGCACCGCTCCCCCTCTCTCACCACCTGTAGAAGAGACACAAGTTTAACTCTTTCAGTTCAGGTATGATAAAATTCAATGAAACATCGTCTTTCTCAGAGAACTCATTCAAAATGTCTGTCACCTTAGTTTACACAAGACGTATTGACATACGACAGGAATTAGGAATTAGAAATCCATTAAAGTTTGTAATTCACTGCTGCTTGACTGCTCACCTTGACGCTTACGATGCTTCCAAAGTCACTGAAAGCTCTGTACAGACGCTCCTCATTCATGTCCGAATCCAAGTTGTGAATGTACAGGTTGACCCCCTAGTTAATTCAAGGACAAAGGAGAAGTTAGTACCACCCAAATGACAGTCATTCACTCTCTGTAAACAGTACAGCCTGGACTCAAAGGTGCTCTGCCACTTTCATTCTGAGGGTGAAGGAACTGCTCCTCAAAAAGTGACCGGATACATGAGTTCAGTGACCTACTGACCTGATACCTGGCCCCGCGATCCAGGGTCTCGGGCTCAAACCGGCGCCTGAGCTCAATCtgccgctctcctctcttctgggcacgacacacaaacagctgccgGCCGTTCAAGTATTTGCCGTTAAGGTCGTCCACCGCCTGGGAGGAAATAAACATGGTTATCGTGATTTGAAGCAGAATGTGTCATCTATCCGTCAGTCGTCCTCAGAAGTGGTTCTTACCTTCTGTGCGTCCTCGTGTGTCTCGAACCGGGCAAATCCAAATCCCTTTGACCCTCCACTCTCGTCCCTCATCACACAGACGCTGGATGTTGGTCCTGTCATAAACAGCAGCTGATTAATATCGGTTCACATCCTCAGCTGTGAATGCTGAGTGGAGATTAAATCTGACTCTCTTACCGTATCTGCTGAAGAGCTCTTTTAGCTTGCCATCATCCATGCCCTCTCCAAAGTTCTTGACATAGACGTTGGTAAACTCCCTGGAACGTATGTCAAGCTCAGCCTCCCTGTCCTCGTATGGCTGGAACGGTTCGATCGTTCTGTTGAAGGAAATATCATGAAACATAAAGTCAAATGTGTCAAAACCTGCCTTCATAACTTGCAGTAGCAGGATGGAGCAGTTTGAGGAGCAGAAATCACACTTACACTTGCTGATCGTTAAACAGCATTCCGTTCAGCGTCTTAGTGGCCCGCTCAGCGGCCTCTGCCGTCTCGAAGTGGACGTAGCCGTAACCCCTGGAGATGTTGTTTTCATCACAGGCCACCTAGAAAGAGGAAGAGTCAGGAGTCAGAAACATTCACAAGCAtcatgcattttcacaaaaacaatcaaatccaCAAGATTTAAGACTGTTATGCAAAGTAAACGCTCTACATGTCAACAGGGCAAAGCCCCC
Above is a window of Salarias fasciatus chromosome 7, fSalaFa1.1, whole genome shotgun sequence DNA encoding:
- the LOC115391506 gene encoding polyadenylate-binding protein 1-like, with protein sequence MDQFSPINPTASLYVGDLHPSTTEMMLYEAFSQVGPVISVRVCRHRLTRRSLGYGFVNYQNRQDAERALDELAFTLINGRPARIMWCQHDPSQRASGAANILIKNLDKSIDSLALLDTFSAFGTVLSCKVACDENNISRGYGYVHFETAEAAERATKTLNGMLFNDQQVTIEPFQPYEDREAELDIRSREFTNVYVKNFGEGMDDGKLKELFSRYGPTSSVCVMRDESGGSKGFGFARFETHEDAQKAVDDLNGKYLNGRQLFVCRAQKRGERQIELRRRFEPETLDRGARYQGVNLYIHNLDSDMNEERLYRAFSDFGSIVSVKVVREGERCKGYGFVCFSSPEEATKAIKEMNGRVLGTRALYVVLAWARPGVRLQQGRCMRPRREAYMGPRYQPYMRPRREPQRERNAHFRRGPHTPPQQEAHSHTQWEPWECPNCGHNIQPLYEPDVQPGQDSHVRPRY